One segment of Macrotis lagotis isolate mMagLag1 chromosome 1, bilby.v1.9.chrom.fasta, whole genome shotgun sequence DNA contains the following:
- the LOC141492713 gene encoding olfactory receptor 2AJ1-like: MWNEKNQTSDRDFILLGLLDPNQYGLLFLMLILLIFMLAIMGNTVLILLIYLDVRLHTPMYFLLSHLSFTDILHISNIVPMMASNFITGRNSITLVGCGFQIFLSLMFLGAECLLLAAMSYDRYVAICHPLRYPIFMNHQISVLMASGCWFWGLINSIIHTTYVMLLPYCASRTIDHFFCEIPAMLKLSCADTSRYEGGGVNASSVFFLLIPLSIILASYGQIFRTVLHIKSMEAQKKAFSTCSSHLVVVFMYYGPFTFTYMRPRSYHTPGQDKVLAISYTILTPMLNPFIYSLRNKDVLSALKKVLGKTVMQRN; the protein is encoded by the coding sequence ATGTGGAACGAAAAGAATCAGACTTCTGATAGAGATTTCATCTTATTAGGATTATTGGATCCAAACCAGTATGGATTGCTCTTCTTAATgcttattcttctcatttttatgttGGCAATTATGGGAAACACAGTCTTGATTCTTCTTATCTACCTCGATGTCCGGCTCCACACTCCAATGTATTTCCTTCTCAGTCATCTCTCTTTTACAGATATCTTGCACATCTCCAACATTGTTCCCATGATGGCCAGTAACTTCATAACTGGAAGGAATTCTATCACATTAGTAGGTTGTGGGtttcaaatctttctttctctcatgtttttgGGTGCTGAATGCCTTCTTCTTGCAGCCATGTCCTATGATCGCTATGTAGCCATCTGTCACCCACTGCGTTACCCTATCTTTATGAACCATCAGATTAGTGTCCTAATGGCTTCTGGATGCTGGTTTTGGGGACTCATCAATTCCATAATTCATACGACTTATGTGATGCTTCTCCCATATTGTGCCTCAAGGACCATTGATCACTTCTTCTGTGAAATTCCAGCCATGTTGAAACTCTCCTGTGCTGACACATCACGGTATGAAGGAGGAGGAGTTAATGCAAGTTCTGTGTTCTTCCTCCTAATTCCATTGTCCATCATCCTTGCATCTTATGGACAAATTTTTCGTACTGTACTTCATATTAAATCTATGGAAGCCCAGAAAAAAGCCTTCTCCACTTGTTCCTCCCACCTGGttgtagtattcatgtactatggTCCATTTACTTTTACATACATGAGACCAAGGTCATATCATACACCAGGTCAGGACAAGGTCTTAGCGATTTCATACACTATTCTTACTCCTATGCTCAACCCTTTCATCTACAGTCTCAGAAATAAAGATGTGTTATCTGCTCTGAAGAAAGTTTTAGGAAAGACAGTTAtgcaaagaaattaa